One genomic segment of Tubulanus polymorphus chromosome 4, tnTubPoly1.2, whole genome shotgun sequence includes these proteins:
- the LOC141904200 gene encoding S-methylmethionine--homocysteine S-methyltransferase BHMT2-like, translated as MAAKPNILEILAKRIIIGDGSYMNTFEKRGYVTAGLYTPECVLEHPDAVSGLHKEFARAGADVMQAFTFHATDGMLQCSESAKNYNTSQINHAACDLARNVATSYNLLVCGGLSPTPTYTAGKGKAAVQAEFEKQCQVFKEKDVDFFIAEFFCSIEEMEWAIDVMKKYNKPIACTMRIGPVGCMDGISAGECAVRMAKRGADIVGLNCQFDYNAQLKTMKLMKDALNEAGLSPFLMMQPIGFLSPETEYLVEGYSQLPEYLLAMEPRILTRWECRDYARKAYELGVRYIGGCCGFESYHIREMAEELSEERGFRPPGKDHNLPFAAGYGQSVYEHDRQKHGRDYWMNLIPKTGRPNSAAYNSEKELIHL; from the exons ATGGCAGCTAAACCGAATATACTGGAGATATTAGCAAAACGCATAATCATTGGCGACGGTAGTTACATGAATACATTCGAAAAAAGAGGATATGTGACTGCTGGGCTGTATACTCCTGAATGCGTTCTAGAACATCCTGACGCCG tcAGTGGTTTACATAAAGAATTTGCTCGAGCTGGAGCTGATGTAATGCAAGCATTCACCTTTCACGCGACGGATGGAATGCTTCAATGTAGTGAGTCGGCAAAAAATTATAAC ACCTCTCAAATAAACCACGCGGCGTGCGATCTTGCACGTAATGTTGCCACATCATACAATCTACTAGTTTGCGGAGGTTTGTCGCCTACACCGACATATACAGCTGGAAAAGGGAAGGCAGCAGTTCAAGCAGAATTCGAAAAGCAATGCCAAGTGTTCAAAGAAAAGGATGTCGATTTCTTTATAGCGGAG TTTTTCTGTTCAATCGAAGAGATGGAGTGGGCGATTGATGTCATGAAGAAATACAACAAACCTATAGCGTGTACGATGAGAATAGGTCCAGTTGGGTGTATGGATGGAATCAGTGCAGGAGAATGTGCAGTTAGAATGGCTAAACGAG GGGCCGATATTGTGGGTTTAAATTGCCAGTTTGATTATAACGCGCAACTGAAAAcgatgaaattgatgaaagaTGCCCTGAATGAAGCTGGTTTATCTCCATTTCTGATGATGCAGCCAATCGGATTCCTTTCTCCTGAAACTGAGTATCTAGTTGAAGGATATTCTCAACTACCCGAGTACTTGTTAG cgatGGAACCACGCATTCTTACTCGTTGGGAATGTAGAGACTATGCCCGTAAAGCTTATGAACTTGGAGTGAGGTACATCGGAGGATGTTGCGGATTCGAGAGTTATCATATTCGTGAAATGGCCGAAGAG TTGTCAGAGGAACGAGGATTCAGACCACCCGGAAAAGATCATAATTTACCATTCGCGGCTGGATATGGACAGAGTGTATATGAACATGATCGTCAAAA ACACGGTAGAGATTATTGGATGAATCTAATCCCTAAAACCGGTCGTCCAAACAGCGCTGCTTACAACTCAGAAAAGGAACTCATTCATTTGTAA
- the LOC141904409 gene encoding BMP-binding endothelial regulator protein-like: MDYYTLKTIVLISVIYLVTGCKYRNKEYKSGAEWIDEKNPCKQHSCSSGELTCIRKVCAVLNCPQKYQVHEENECCPICKGKEAASVSSIHGSCLFRGHLHQENRHFMPDKCTKCSCYKGGMQCYRKSCPDLNCPKQFLVYDKKSCCPKCKRPAGCAYKGKMYKIDQIRKDGSCTDFSCKDGKFTCQEITCGSTPKCSQKSILYRSEGECCPLCVAAHSICSVTNSNKDYLSYASFDGFNYKFGGTCRYTLLQDVADRRIIIRVKNEYHPHPTVRTKLVTIIVSSLSIGLHRDLDIRVNRSKIAVPFKHENFTIEVVKNATVVVNMINGFRLTWSKQGDINVYVTASKQNKLGGLCGNFNQVVKDDSKMKIKQEIVSDSEVFAKSWRKVVV; this comes from the exons ATGGATTATTACACCCTTAAAACGATTgtgttgatttcagtaatcTATTTAGTAACGG GTTGTAAATATCGgaataaagaatataaaagTGGAGCTGAATGGATTGACGAAAAAAATCCCTGTAAACAGCACTCGTGTTCG TCGGGTGAATTGACGTGTATTCGGAAAGTTTGCGCAGTTTTAAATTGTccacaaaaatatcaagtacACGAAGAAAATGAGTGCTGTCCAATTTGTAAAG GTAAAGAAGCCGCATCGGTCAGTTCTATTCACGGCAGTTGTTTATTTCGCGGTCATCTTCATCAAGAAAATCGACATTTCATGCCGGATAAATGCACGAAATGTTCTTGTTACAAGGGCGGGATGCAGTGTTATCGTAAATCGTGTCCAGATCTGAATTGCCCGAAACAATTCTTGGTCTACGATAAGAAATCGTGTTGTCCGAAATGTAAGCGTCCGGCTGGATGTGCATACAAAGGCAAAATGTACAAG ATTGATCAGATCCGGAAGGATGGATCCTGTACTGATTTTAGTTGTAAAGATGGGAAATTCACCTGCCAAGAAATAACGTGTGGTTCAACTCCTAAATGTTCACAG aaatctaTTCTCTATCGGTCTGAAGGAGAATGTTGCCCTCTATGTGTCGCGGCTCATAGTATCTGTTCAGTTACTAACTCGAACAAGGATTATCTATCGTACGCTTCGTTTGACGGGTTCAATTACAAATTCGGCGGAACTTGTCGCTACACTTTACTTCAAGACGTCGCAGATCGTCGGATTATCATCCGCGTCAAAAATGAGTATCATCCGCATCCGACTGTCAGAACTAAACTCGTTACAATCATCGTATCTTCGTTATCTATCGGGCTTCATCGAGATCTGGATATCAGAGTGAATCGTAGTAAAATCGCTGTTCCGTTCAAACATGAAAACTTTACTATCGAAGTCGTCAAAAACGCGACAGTGGTCGTGAATATGATAAACGGATTCAGATTAACCTGGAGTAAACAAGgcgatatcaatgtttacgTAACTGCGAGTAAGCAGAATAAATTAGGCGGTCTTTGCGGTAATTTCAATCAAGTCGTAAAAGACGAtagtaaaatgaaaatcaagcaGGAAATTGTCTCAGACTCGGAGGTTTTTGCCAAGTCGTGGCGA AAAGTCGTCGTGTAA